One Pithys albifrons albifrons isolate INPA30051 chromosome 17, PitAlb_v1, whole genome shotgun sequence genomic window carries:
- the MTRFR gene encoding mitochondrial translation release factor in rescue — translation MNVPRLFHFTSFLREFPAWPRWGLRKQQLSLPSIPLFQAARRRNHLDLLSLDEAELKEQFVRGDGPGGQATNKTNNCVVLKHIPSGIVVKCHQTRSVEKNRKIAREILQEKVDLFYKGEDSDVFKEKKALEKKKQEKKRRAKENLERKKLFKEMQQLDKK, via the exons ATGAATGTTCCACGTTTATTCCATTTTACATCCTTCCTGAGAGAATTCCCAGCATGGCCACGGTGGGGTttgaggaagcagcagctgtccctgcccagcattCCCTTGTTCCAGGCAGCAAGGAGGAGGAACCACCTGGATCTGCTGAGCCTCGATGAGGCCGAGCTGAAGGAACAGTTTGTCAGAGGGGATGGCCCGGGGGGTCAGGCCACAAATAAGACAAACAACTGTGTTGTCCTGAAACACATTCCATCTGGGATTGTAGTGAAG TGTCATCAAACAAGATCagtggaaaagaacagaaagattgccagagaaatcctgcaggaaaaggTTGATCTTTTCTACAAAGGTGAAGACAGTGatgtttttaaagagaaaaaagcattggagaagaagaagcaggagaaaaaaagaagagcaaaggaaaacctggagaggaaaaagctttttaaagagATGCAACAACTGGATAAGAAATAA